GGTGTTCTCGAACGGCTTGATGAGGTACGCCAGCGCCCCGGCGGTGAAGGCGTGGCGGACGGCCGTCGCGCTCTCCTCTGCGGTGACAACAAAAGCGTCGCAACGCATCTCGCGGATCAGCTCGATTCCGGAGCCGTCGGGCAGATGGACGTCGACGAGCGCCAGATCGATGTCGGGATGGTCGACGAGGGCGGTGCGCGCCTCGGCGATGCCGCCGACCCGGGCCTCGGTGCGGAACCCGATCATCGCGTCGGCGATCGAGGCGTGGAGCGCTGCCACGCGGAAGTCATCGTCGACAACCAGCAGCGACAGCTCACTCCTGCTCATCGGACACCCCCCTCACGAAGCACCTGGGGGATCCGCGCGATCATGATCGCGCCGCCCAGCGGATTCTCGTCCCCGATGGTCTCACCCTTGTCGGCGCCAGCGGCCGAGCCGGGGTCGCCGATCGTCACATCGCCGCCGTGGCCCCGTGCCGATTGCCTCGACAACGCGAGGCCCATGCCGCGGCCACCGGGCACCGCGGAGTCGGCGTGCGTCGTCACGCCCTCGGTGAACACGTCGTCAGGGTCGGCGACGGTGATCCCGTCTCCCTCGCCGAAGGCGATCCCGTCTCCACTGCCGAAGGCGATCCCGTCTCCACTGTCGGCGACGGTCACGAGGAGATCTGCATCCTCCATGACGAGTTCCACTTCCACCACACGTGGTTCCCTGCCGCCGGTGCGTGCGGCGTCGATGGCGTTGTCGACCAGGTTGCCGACGATCGTGATCACGTCGACCGGCGACACCAACTCGCCGTCGACCCAGGTCTGCGGGCCGAGTGTGAGCACGACACCACTCTCCCTCGCGCCGGCCGCCTTCGCGTCGAGGAAGGCGTGCAGGTGGGGTTCGGCGACGTTGTCGAGGCCCGGGACCTCGATCGCGTAGCGACCGGTGCCGGTCACCTCGTCGAGGTAGTCCAGTGCCGCGGCGGCGTCGCCCTGTCGGATCAGGCCGGCGACCACGTGGATCCGGTTCGCCGACTCGTGTCGCTGAGCGCGCAACGCGTCACTGATGGCCTTGATGGAAGCGACCTCTCGGGTGAGTCCCTCGACGTCGGTGCGGTCGACCACCGAGACCACGATGCCGAGGTCGCGACCGTCCTGCCGGACCCGACGGGAGCTGACCAGCACGATCCGGTCACCGACGGCCGCGGCACGCGGGACCTCGACCGGGTCGTGGGCCACCTCGAGCACACGGGGCGTCAGACCGATGCTCTCGATTCGCTGCCCCACGTCGCCGGTCAGCGCCAGCAGGTCACGGGCACGGTCGTTGATGACCCGCACCACCCCGCCGGCGTCGACCGCGACGAC
This window of the Williamsia phyllosphaerae genome carries:
- a CDS encoding sensor histidine kinase; this translates as MKLRTQVLVLQIVVIAISLAVGFGVLIAGSGDRLRDEYAQRALAIARSVASDQQVRDEVARYSSTGGAVSPAGASLTDGPLENQARAVAARTGALFVVIANDRGIRLAHPETDELGKPLSTDPTRALAGDEDVNTDRGTLGESVRAKVPIFARSGAIVGLVSVGISTEKIGGDVRDDLFTTSAIALVALAIGIIGSIALARRWRRLTLGLEPDQLTELVREQQAVLHSIGDGVVAVDAGGVVRVINDRARDLLALTGDVGQRIESIGLTPRVLEVAHDPVEVPRAAAVGDRIVLVSSRRVRQDGRDLGIVVSVVDRTDVEGLTREVASIKAISDALRAQRHESANRIHVVAGLIRQGDAAAALDYLDEVTGTGRYAIEVPGLDNVAEPHLHAFLDAKAAGARESGVVLTLGPQTWVDGELVSPVDVITIVGNLVDNAIDAARTGGREPRVVEVELVMEDADLLVTVADSGDGIAFGSGDGIAFGEGDGITVADPDDVFTEGVTTHADSAVPGGRGMGLALSRQSARGHGGDVTIGDPGSAAGADKGETIGDENPLGGAIMIARIPQVLREGGVR